One Mycobacterium paraseoulense genomic window, CCCCCCGCAACCGTAGTTATAGCGCGGCGCGGAAGACCGCAGCGCCACCAGTCGGCACGGATCGGGAAGGCCGGGAACCGATGAGCAGTCCGGGAGATCGGCCGACGCCGTCAGGGCCGGCCCCCAGCGTCGCGGACGCCCACGCGCCGATCGCCCCCGAGGCCCGGCCGCCGGTATCGAGCACCGTGGGCGACCCCGAGACGGATGTTTCACGTGAAACATCGGACGAGTTCGATACCCCGATCGGCGCGGCCGCCGAACGGGCGATGCGGGTCTTGCACACCACCTATCCGCCGCTGCGCCGGCCGAGCCACCGTCGGGTGCTGACCGTCGCCAATCAGAAGGGCGGCGTCGGCAAGACCACCACCGCAGTGAACCTCGCCGCGGCCCTCGCGCTCCAGGGGCTCAAGACATTGGTCATCGATCTCGACCCGCAGGGCAACGCCAGCACGGCGCTCGGTATCACCGATCGGCAATCGGGCACTCCGTCGTCATATGAGGTGCTCATCGGTGAGGTGGCGGTCAAGGACGCGCTGCGGCGCAGCCCGCACAACGAGCGCCTGTTCTGTGTTCCCGCCACCATCGACCTGGCGGGGGCTGAGATCGAATTGGTCAGCATGGTCGCCCGCGAGAATCGGTTGCGCACCGCCCTGGCCGAACTGGACGACCTCGACTTCGATTACGTCTTCATCGACTGCCCGCCCTCACTGGGACTGCTGACCATCAATGCGCTCGTCGCCGCGCCCGAGGTGATGATCCCGATCCAGTGCGAGTACTACGCGCTCGAGGGTGTGTCACAGCTGATGCGCAACATCGAAATGGTGAAGGCCCACCTGAATCCCCGGCTCG contains:
- a CDS encoding ParA family protein, whose amino-acid sequence is MSSPGDRPTPSGPAPSVADAHAPIAPEARPPVSSTVGDPETDVSRETSDEFDTPIGAAAERAMRVLHTTYPPLRRPSHRRVLTVANQKGGVGKTTTAVNLAAALALQGLKTLVIDLDPQGNASTALGITDRQSGTPSSYEVLIGEVAVKDALRRSPHNERLFCVPATIDLAGAEIELVSMVARENRLRTALAELDDLDFDYVFIDCPPSLGLLTINALVAAPEVMIPIQCEYYALEGVSQLMRNIEMVKAHLNPRLDVSTVILTMYDGRTKLADQVAEEVRRYFGSKVLRTVIPRSVKVSEAPGYSMTIIDYDPGSRGAMSYLDASRELAERD